The Janthinobacterium lividum genome has a window encoding:
- a CDS encoding TonB-dependent siderophore receptor: protein MYAQVVAVSSPNTLRTRLRPLALAAMLLAGAGLHVQAVAQAVPAIASYAIPAGPLAGALNRYAQQAGVSIVIDASKVQGLTSAGLKGSYAIEDGFAVLLRGSGYAIGKTPTGYVLVAAPASAPTAATSAASAAERTMPSITIVGQAEQGATTEGSGSYTARKISIGKGEQSMKDIPQSVSVLTRQRLDDQGITDLRVAVNNVTGVVGVHGVGPGVVITARGFQIDQWQYDGVPIDRNTYALGNWGQENMVIYDRLEVLRGASGMLVGTGSPGGSVSLVRKRPTAARSVSMTARAGSWDHYGAQLDVSSPLNADASLRGRVIVDEDDTHSFVDQVWSKNRTLYAALDYDLGPATTLGLAISNVNDHGRPTFIGLPRYADGSALNLPRSTFTGADWNRSEARQTNVYLDLEHHFNSQWSLKASAVNMKENTSSVHQRVALPIKPDGSGASYGDFGMDFDNRKRGIDTYVRGKFDGLGMAQEVLVGASYVTMASDDVYARVWESGADVFNIRHNRPWQDIDSIAARPKGVRPVSTYEIRQKGLYGSWNGQLTGKLKAVLGGRFSWYDFLYATPKGPEEQLNATAKFTPSAALIYALDPQWSAYASYADIFTPQSIRDAQDKVLKPVTGTNYEAGIKGELMDGKVNTSLAVFRYDHKNRAVTDYDGGMVCPDGYCSRASGKVRSQGLEAEVSGEVARGLQLSAGYAYTTTTYLNDQDNQGKVFSTWTPKHMLRVWSSYTLPGAWDKFSVGAGVNTQSHTVDTAYKFKVAGFSIWNARLAWQATPQVALSVNVNNVLDKRYIIPAYNNTTSNNYYGDPRNVQFTLKYTPKW, encoded by the coding sequence ATGTACGCTCAAGTCGTTGCCGTTTCGTCCCCGAACACCCTGCGCACGCGTCTGCGCCCGCTGGCCCTGGCGGCCATGCTGCTGGCTGGCGCCGGCCTGCATGTCCAGGCAGTCGCCCAGGCCGTGCCGGCTATCGCCAGCTACGCCATCCCCGCCGGTCCGCTGGCCGGCGCCCTGAACCGCTATGCCCAGCAGGCGGGCGTGTCCATCGTCATCGACGCCTCCAAGGTGCAGGGTTTGACCAGCGCAGGCCTGAAAGGCAGCTACGCCATCGAGGACGGCTTCGCCGTGCTGCTGCGCGGCAGCGGCTACGCCATCGGCAAGACGCCTACAGGCTATGTGCTGGTGGCCGCGCCGGCGTCCGCACCCACGGCGGCGACCAGTGCCGCCTCGGCGGCCGAGCGCACCATGCCCTCGATTACCATCGTCGGCCAGGCCGAACAAGGCGCCACCACGGAAGGCAGCGGTTCCTACACGGCACGCAAGATCAGCATCGGCAAGGGTGAGCAATCGATGAAGGACATCCCGCAATCGGTGAGCGTGCTGACACGCCAGCGCCTGGACGACCAGGGCATCACGGACTTGCGTGTAGCCGTCAACAACGTCACCGGCGTGGTGGGCGTGCATGGCGTGGGCCCGGGCGTGGTGATCACGGCGCGCGGCTTCCAGATCGATCAATGGCAGTACGACGGCGTGCCAATCGACCGCAACACCTATGCGCTGGGTAACTGGGGCCAGGAAAACATGGTCATCTACGACCGCCTGGAAGTGCTGCGCGGCGCCTCCGGCATGCTGGTCGGCACGGGCAGCCCCGGTGGTTCCGTCAGCCTGGTACGCAAGCGCCCGACCGCCGCGCGCAGTGTCAGCATGACGGCGCGCGCCGGCTCGTGGGACCATTATGGCGCCCAGCTCGACGTCAGCAGCCCCTTGAACGCGGACGCCAGCCTGCGCGGGCGCGTTATTGTCGATGAAGACGATACCCACTCCTTCGTCGATCAGGTGTGGAGCAAGAACCGCACCCTGTACGCGGCGCTCGACTATGACCTGGGACCGGCCACCACCCTGGGCCTGGCCATCAGCAACGTCAATGACCACGGCCGCCCCACCTTCATCGGCCTGCCCCGTTACGCTGACGGCAGCGCGCTGAACCTGCCCCGCTCCACCTTCACGGGCGCCGACTGGAACCGCAGCGAAGCCAGGCAAACCAACGTGTACCTCGACCTGGAACACCATTTCAACAGCCAGTGGAGCCTGAAGGCATCGGCCGTGAACATGAAGGAAAACACCAGCTCCGTGCACCAGCGCGTGGCCTTGCCCATCAAGCCCGACGGCAGCGGCGCGAGCTATGGCGACTTTGGCATGGATTTCGACAACCGCAAGCGTGGCATCGATACCTACGTACGCGGCAAATTCGACGGCCTGGGCATGGCGCAGGAAGTCCTCGTGGGCGCCAGCTATGTCACGATGGCGTCGGACGACGTCTATGCCCGCGTCTGGGAATCCGGTGCGGACGTCTTCAACATCAGGCACAACCGCCCATGGCAAGATATCGACAGCATCGCCGCGCGCCCGAAGGGCGTGCGTCCCGTCAGCACTTACGAAATACGCCAGAAAGGTCTGTATGGCAGCTGGAACGGCCAGTTGACGGGCAAGCTGAAAGCCGTGCTGGGCGGACGCTTCAGCTGGTACGACTTCCTGTATGCGACGCCCAAAGGTCCTGAAGAACAGCTCAACGCCACCGCCAAGTTCACGCCATCGGCGGCACTGATCTACGCGCTCGATCCGCAATGGTCGGCCTACGCCAGCTATGCCGACATCTTCACGCCGCAAAGTATCCGCGATGCGCAAGACAAGGTCCTCAAGCCCGTCACGGGCACCAACTACGAGGCGGGCATCAAGGGTGAGCTGATGGACGGCAAGGTCAACACCTCGCTGGCCGTGTTCCGCTACGACCACAAGAACCGTGCCGTCACCGACTATGATGGTGGCATGGTGTGCCCCGACGGGTACTGCTCGCGCGCCTCGGGCAAGGTGCGCAGCCAGGGCCTGGAAGCGGAAGTGTCGGGCGAAGTGGCGCGCGGCTTGCAGCTGTCGGCCGGCTACGCCTATACGACGACGACCTATCTGAACGACCAGGACAATCAGGGCAAGGTTTTTTCCACCTGGACGCCGAAACACATGCTGCGTGTTTGGTCCAGCTATACCCTGCCCGGCGCTTGGGACAAGTTCAGCGTGGGCGCCGGCGTCAACACGCAAAGCCATACGGTCGATACCGCATACAAGTTCAAGGTTGCCGGCTTCTCGATCTGGAATGCGCGCCTGGCCTGGCAAGCCACGCCGCAGGTGGCCCTGTCGGTCAACGTCAACAATGTTCTCGACAAGCGCTATATCATCCCGGCCTACAACAACACCACTTCGAACAACTACTATGGCGACCCGCGCAACGTGCAGTTCACCCTGAAGTATACGCCGAAGTGGTAG
- a CDS encoding FecR domain-containing protein, producing MNSPRTDVAAEQAAHWIVRLSADDPAERDTAQAGFAAWKAADPLHATVAAGMENLLRQLNAVREPAGGDHRPARAALAAIAQKHPRQRLRQLAAASAVAVLVLTGALVISERPAYLLADLRSPTGQWHTHTLADGSQITLGSDSAVNVRFNAGERHVELVRGDILVDVAKDAQRPFIVDSKQAAIRALGTRFSVRRDDGATILSMLESKVLAQVPQHPAVVVQAGQRTRITDNGVGPLTAIDAASVQDAWRARQLVVDDLPLAEVLDELARHRPGQLHYDRAQIAGIRVAAVLPLDDTDKALQLLIDNFPQLRIRMLTRYLVMVDAPASGPAKK from the coding sequence ATGAATAGCCCCCGCACCGATGTGGCAGCCGAGCAGGCCGCGCACTGGATCGTGCGCCTGAGCGCCGACGACCCGGCCGAGCGCGACACCGCGCAGGCCGGCTTCGCCGCCTGGAAGGCGGCCGACCCGCTGCACGCGACAGTGGCCGCCGGCATGGAAAACCTGCTGCGTCAGTTGAACGCCGTGCGCGAGCCGGCCGGCGGCGACCATAGGCCCGCGCGCGCCGCCCTGGCCGCCATCGCCCAAAAGCATCCCCGCCAGCGTCTGCGCCAGCTGGCTGCGGCCAGCGCCGTAGCCGTGCTGGTGCTGACAGGTGCGCTGGTCATCAGCGAGCGCCCCGCCTACCTGCTGGCCGACCTGCGCAGCCCCACGGGACAATGGCACACGCACACTCTCGCCGATGGCAGCCAGATTACCCTGGGCAGCGACAGCGCCGTCAACGTGCGTTTCAATGCGGGCGAGCGGCATGTGGAGCTGGTGCGTGGCGACATCCTCGTCGACGTGGCCAAGGATGCGCAGCGCCCCTTCATCGTTGACAGCAAGCAGGCGGCGATCCGCGCGCTGGGCACGCGTTTCAGCGTGCGCAGGGACGATGGCGCCACCATCCTGAGCATGCTGGAATCCAAAGTGCTGGCGCAAGTGCCGCAGCATCCGGCCGTCGTGGTGCAGGCGGGCCAGCGCACGCGCATCACGGACAATGGCGTGGGGCCGTTGACGGCCATCGATGCAGCCAGCGTGCAGGACGCGTGGCGCGCGCGCCAGCTGGTGGTCGACGACTTGCCGCTGGCCGAGGTGCTCGACGAACTGGCGCGCCACCGCCCCGGCCAGCTGCATTACGACCGCGCGCAGATCGCCGGCATCCGCGTGGCCGCCGTGCTGCCGCTGGACGACACGGACAAGGCGCTGCAGCTGTTGATCGACAATTTCCCGCAGCTGCGCATCCGCATGCTGACGCGCTACCTGGTGATGGTCGACGCCCCCGCCAGCGGTCCCGCCAAAAAATAA
- a CDS encoding sigma-70 family RNA polymerase sigma factor, protein MSIAQPSLQQQVQSLYSEHHGWLVGWLRKKLSCPHGAADVAQDTFVRIIASRDALFGMREPRAYLSTTAKRLLLDRARRQILERSYLAELALLADSLPGAPSPDEILMAVQALEQIATALGGLSAKAREAFLLHYLEEQPQAAVAAQLNVSTRMVQKYLVQALLACRHACPAMAA, encoded by the coding sequence ATGTCCATCGCCCAGCCCAGCCTGCAACAGCAAGTGCAGTCGCTCTACAGCGAGCATCACGGCTGGCTGGTCGGCTGGCTGCGCAAAAAACTCAGCTGCCCGCATGGCGCCGCCGATGTTGCGCAAGACACGTTCGTGCGCATCATCGCCTCGCGCGACGCGCTGTTCGGCATGCGCGAGCCGCGCGCCTATCTGTCCACCACGGCGAAGCGATTGCTGCTCGACCGCGCGCGCCGCCAGATACTCGAGCGCAGCTACCTGGCGGAACTGGCCCTGCTGGCCGACAGCCTGCCCGGCGCACCCTCGCCGGACGAGATACTGATGGCCGTGCAGGCGCTCGAGCAGATCGCCACAGCGCTGGGCGGCTTATCAGCCAAGGCACGTGAGGCCTTTTTGCTGCACTACCTGGAAGAACAGCCGCAGGCCGCCGTCGCGGCGCAACTGAACGTCTCCACGCGCATGGTGCAAAAATACCTGGTGCAAGCCTTGCTGGCGTGCCGCCACGCCTGCCCAGCGATGGCGGCATGA
- the miaA gene encoding tRNA (adenosine(37)-N6)-dimethylallyltransferase MiaA, with the protein MQNTQHLPLAVAIMGPTASGKTASALAIAQAIPSEIISVDSALVYRGMDIGTAKPSKEELAQVPHHLIDIIDPLDAYSVAQFRNDTLRLVSEISARGKLPLLVGGTMLYFKGLADGLDDLPGADPALRAQLEEDAAAIGWPAMHARLAQQDPVTAARLAPADAQRIGRALEIIALSGQPMSALLARREKTVLPFQLQSFALEPSDRAVLHARIATRFDLMLKNDALLDEVEQLRRRGDLHPGLPSMRCVGYRQAWEYLDGRIDRAALRETGIIATRQLAKRQLTWLRAMPERIVIDCLGADPAASMLTQIQPLLK; encoded by the coding sequence ATGCAAAACACTCAACACCTCCCCCTGGCCGTCGCCATCATGGGCCCCACGGCCAGCGGCAAGACGGCCAGTGCGCTGGCCATCGCGCAAGCCATTCCGTCCGAGATCATCTCCGTCGATTCCGCCCTCGTCTACCGGGGCATGGACATCGGCACGGCCAAGCCGTCGAAAGAGGAACTGGCCCAGGTACCGCATCATTTGATCGACATCATCGACCCGCTCGATGCGTATTCCGTGGCGCAGTTCCGCAACGACACCCTGCGCCTGGTGAGCGAGATCTCCGCGCGCGGCAAGCTGCCGCTGCTCGTCGGCGGCACCATGCTGTACTTCAAGGGCCTGGCCGATGGCCTCGACGACTTGCCCGGCGCCGATCCTGCCTTGCGCGCCCAGCTGGAAGAGGACGCGGCCGCCATCGGCTGGCCCGCCATGCATGCGCGCCTGGCGCAGCAGGACCCCGTCACGGCCGCGCGCCTTGCGCCAGCCGATGCGCAGCGCATCGGCCGCGCGCTGGAAATCATCGCCCTGTCCGGCCAGCCCATGTCGGCCCTGCTGGCCCGGCGCGAAAAGACCGTGCTGCCATTTCAATTGCAATCGTTCGCGCTGGAACCGTCGGACCGCGCCGTGCTGCATGCGCGCATCGCCACGCGTTTCGACCTCATGCTGAAGAACGACGCCCTGCTCGATGAAGTGGAGCAGCTGCGTCGGCGCGGCGACCTGCATCCGGGCCTGCCCTCGATGCGCTGCGTGGGCTACCGCCAGGCCTGGGAATATCTCGATGGCCGCATCGACCGCGCCGCCTTGCGCGAAACGGGCATCATCGCCACGCGCCAGCTGGCCAAGCGCCAGCTGACCTGGCTACGCGCCATGCCGGAACGCATCGTCATCGATTGCCTGGGCGCTGATCCGGCCGCGTCCATGCTGACGCAGATTCAACCGTTGCTGAAATAA
- the mutL gene encoding DNA mismatch repair endonuclease MutL has protein sequence MNAPITPHRPIQALPDQLISQIAAGEVVERPSAVVKELLENALDSGATQITVRLEEGGVKRIAITDNGRGIDKDQLPLALARHATSKIASLHDLENVGTLGFRGEALASIASVAAVTLTSRTADAAHAWEIVGSHNGSVSPSSGAHGTTVDVQDLYFNTPARRKFLKSEQTEYGHCAEVVRRIALARPDVAFSLSHNGRTIDQWNISELAKRSAHILGNDFAEARLALDESAGTLRIHGFAGLPTASKARADGQFFYVNGRFVRDKLLVHAVRMAYQDVLHGDRFPSYVLALDLDPALVDVNVHPSKIEVRFRDSRSVHQFVFHAVQRALAQTSATAFGSVPAPLPAASTLGGDTAGAGLGGPGIWRREQTQTSFGAQFTNTFAPASPGANRPFFADAPGIAQDTAAYGALFGGAAANSPITQVEPYIASPEAMAREEYPLGFALAQLHGIYILAQNTKGLVLVDMHAAHERILYEQLKNALQAQVSGQDMQVQSLLIPVTFYADAIEVSTANENQDTLKALGFDIAALSPTTLAVRSVPTLLKNADAQTLARDVLRDVREYGGSRVLIERQNELLGTLACHTAVRANRILSVQEMNALLRQMESTERADQCNHGRPTWVQVEINALDKLFLRGQ, from the coding sequence ATGAACGCTCCCATCACGCCCCACCGCCCGATCCAGGCCTTGCCTGACCAGTTGATTTCGCAAATCGCCGCCGGCGAGGTGGTCGAGCGGCCATCGGCAGTCGTCAAGGAGCTGCTGGAAAACGCGCTCGACTCGGGCGCCACGCAGATCACGGTGCGACTGGAAGAAGGGGGCGTGAAACGCATCGCCATCACCGATAACGGGCGCGGCATCGACAAGGATCAGTTGCCGCTGGCCCTGGCGCGCCACGCCACCTCGAAGATCGCCTCCCTGCACGACCTGGAAAACGTGGGCACGCTGGGTTTCCGCGGCGAGGCGCTGGCCTCGATCGCGTCGGTGGCCGCCGTCACCCTGACTTCACGCACGGCGGACGCGGCCCATGCGTGGGAAATCGTCGGCTCGCACAATGGCAGCGTCTCGCCATCATCGGGCGCGCATGGCACCACGGTCGACGTGCAAGACCTGTATTTCAACACGCCCGCGCGCCGCAAATTCCTCAAATCGGAGCAGACGGAATACGGCCACTGCGCCGAAGTCGTGCGCCGCATCGCCCTGGCGCGGCCGGACGTGGCGTTCTCGCTGTCGCACAATGGCCGCACCATCGACCAGTGGAATATCAGCGAACTGGCCAAACGCAGCGCCCACATCCTCGGCAATGACTTCGCCGAAGCGCGCCTGGCGCTGGACGAATCGGCCGGCACCCTGCGCATTCACGGCTTTGCCGGCTTGCCGACGGCGTCCAAGGCGCGTGCCGACGGCCAGTTCTTTTATGTCAACGGGCGCTTCGTGCGCGACAAGCTGCTGGTGCACGCCGTGCGCATGGCGTACCAGGACGTGCTGCACGGCGACCGCTTCCCCTCGTATGTGCTGGCGCTCGATCTCGACCCGGCCCTGGTCGACGTCAACGTGCACCCGTCGAAGATCGAAGTGCGCTTCCGCGACAGCCGTTCCGTACACCAGTTCGTCTTCCACGCCGTGCAGCGCGCGCTGGCGCAAACGTCGGCCACGGCGTTTGGCAGCGTGCCAGCGCCGCTGCCGGCCGCCTCCACCCTGGGCGGCGATACTGCCGGCGCGGGTTTGGGTGGCCCCGGCATCTGGCGCCGCGAGCAGACGCAGACGTCGTTCGGCGCGCAATTCACGAATACCTTTGCGCCCGCCTCGCCCGGCGCGAACCGCCCCTTCTTTGCCGACGCGCCAGGTATCGCCCAGGACACGGCGGCCTACGGCGCCCTGTTCGGCGGCGCCGCTGCCAACTCTCCCATCACGCAGGTGGAACCGTATATCGCCTCGCCCGAAGCGATGGCGCGCGAAGAGTATCCGCTGGGCTTTGCCCTGGCCCAGCTGCATGGCATTTACATCCTGGCGCAAAACACCAAGGGCCTGGTGCTGGTCGACATGCACGCGGCGCACGAGCGCATCCTGTACGAGCAGCTGAAAAACGCGCTGCAGGCGCAAGTCTCGGGCCAGGACATGCAGGTGCAATCGCTCCTGATACCCGTGACGTTCTACGCGGACGCCATCGAAGTGTCGACGGCGAATGAAAACCAGGACACATTAAAAGCGCTGGGCTTCGACATCGCCGCCCTGTCGCCCACCACCCTGGCCGTGCGTTCCGTGCCGACCCTGCTGAAAAACGCCGACGCGCAAACCCTGGCCCGCGACGTGCTGCGCGACGTACGCGAATACGGCGGCTCGCGCGTGCTGATCGAGCGCCAGAACGAATTGCTCGGCACCCTGGCCTGCCACACGGCCGTGCGCGCCAACCGGATCTTGTCGGTACAGGAAATGAATGCCCTCTTGCGCCAGATGGAGAGCACGGAACGCGCCGACCAGTGCAACCATGGCCGGCCGACGTGGGTGCAGGTCGAGATTAACGCGCTCGATAAACTGTTCCTGCGCGGGCAGTAG
- a CDS encoding peptidylprolyl isomerase: MHRSPLSGLTMATVLGLAHLTAHAAPVQIQAPAELPAKATLADVIKASKPSDWRPLDPDNTLYLDIPAGRVVIELAPDFAPKHVANIKALVAEQYYDGLAITRAQDNWVAQWGDPNEKNPKPIQHAQRTLPGEFTVPLKNVKSFTRLPDLDGYAPQVGHSNGFPSARDPKSGTAWLTHCYATVGVGRDSASDSGGGTELYAVIGQSPRHLDRDITVVGRVVSGMPLLSTLPRGTGPMGFYDSPEKNVPIKAIRLAASVQPEQRANLEVMRTDSAAYQAVLEAQRHRGGPWSKVTAGHVDLCNAPIPVREVGK; this comes from the coding sequence ATGCATCGATCCCCACTGAGCGGCCTGACCATGGCCACCGTACTGGGCCTTGCTCATCTGACTGCCCACGCGGCGCCCGTCCAGATCCAGGCGCCCGCCGAACTGCCTGCCAAGGCGACCTTGGCCGACGTGATCAAGGCCTCGAAACCGTCCGACTGGCGTCCGCTGGACCCGGACAACACCCTGTACCTGGACATTCCCGCCGGCCGCGTCGTGATCGAACTGGCGCCCGATTTCGCGCCCAAGCACGTGGCCAACATCAAGGCCCTGGTGGCCGAACAGTATTACGACGGCCTGGCCATCACGCGCGCGCAGGACAACTGGGTGGCGCAGTGGGGCGATCCGAACGAGAAAAATCCCAAGCCGATCCAGCACGCCCAACGCACCCTGCCCGGCGAATTCACCGTGCCCTTGAAAAACGTCAAGAGCTTCACCCGCCTGCCGGACCTCGATGGCTATGCGCCGCAAGTGGGCCATTCGAACGGTTTCCCGTCCGCGCGCGATCCGAAGTCCGGCACGGCCTGGCTCACGCATTGCTATGCGACCGTGGGCGTGGGTCGCGACAGCGCAAGCGACAGCGGCGGCGGTACGGAGCTGTACGCCGTCATCGGCCAGTCGCCGCGCCACCTGGATCGCGACATCACTGTCGTCGGCAGAGTCGTCTCCGGCATGCCATTGCTGTCGACCCTGCCGCGCGGCACGGGCCCCATGGGCTTTTATGACAGTCCCGAGAAAAACGTGCCGATCAAGGCCATCCGCCTGGCCGCCAGCGTACAGCCCGAGCAGCGCGCGAACCTGGAAGTGATGCGCACCGACAGCGCCGCCTACCAGGCCGTGCTGGAAGCCCAGCGCCACCGCGGCGGCCCGTGGAGCAAGGTCACGGCTGGCCACGTCGACCTGTGCAATGCGCCGATACCGGTGCGGGAGGTGGGCAAGTAA
- a CDS encoding VTT domain-containing protein: MDFVQFLDMIVHVDKTLGLLIEQYGTLVYAVLFAIIFCETGLVVLFFFPGDTLLFIAGAFCATGQMHLGLLIALLVTAAVTGNTLNYWIGEAIGQRVFTHDYRWINKDAMRRTHEFFEKHGGKTIILARFVPVVRTFAPFVAGISDMTHARFQMYNVTGALLWVVGLVTAGYFFGNIPWIRDHLTLIVLIGVGAAVVPVVLGGMWKLYKRMVGKSA; encoded by the coding sequence ATGGATTTTGTGCAATTCCTCGACATGATCGTGCATGTCGACAAGACGCTGGGTCTCTTGATCGAGCAGTACGGTACCCTCGTGTATGCAGTGCTGTTTGCCATTATTTTTTGCGAAACCGGCCTCGTGGTACTGTTTTTCTTCCCTGGAGATACCTTATTGTTTATCGCCGGCGCGTTTTGCGCGACGGGACAGATGCACCTGGGCTTGCTGATCGCCTTGCTGGTGACGGCCGCCGTCACGGGCAACACGCTCAATTACTGGATAGGCGAGGCCATCGGGCAAAGGGTGTTTACCCACGATTACCGCTGGATCAACAAGGATGCCATGCGCCGTACGCATGAATTCTTTGAAAAGCACGGTGGCAAGACCATCATCCTGGCCCGTTTCGTGCCGGTGGTGCGCACCTTCGCCCCGTTCGTGGCCGGCATTTCCGACATGACGCATGCGCGCTTCCAGATGTACAACGTGACGGGCGCCCTGTTGTGGGTGGTCGGTCTGGTGACGGCGGGCTACTTCTTCGGCAATATCCCGTGGATCCGCGACCACCTGACCTTGATCGTGCTGATCGGTGTCGGCGCCGCCGTCGTGCCGGTGGTACTGGGCGGCATGTGGAAACTCTACAAGCGCATGGTCGGCAAGTCGGCGTAA
- a CDS encoding carbonic anhydrase family protein yields the protein MRHLSALLACSLAAMAVMASAKDAPASASAAASAPASAPMSASARAAAMKTLTESVKGKEAKAPVVVAPTAREKEEAAEVDLSERIAARLAEMRATQAARAAARAKRAAVVKAAPPPPPPVARGTHWSYEGDSGPANWSKINVDWAKCGNGNRQSPIDIRDGMKVELEQISFDYHPSSFNVVDNGHTVQVGVSGGNYITVQNRMFELQQFHFHRPSEERINGKAFEMVIHLVHRDAEGRQAVLALLLERGAPQATIQTVWNNLPLEKFETMHPTILLDPAEMLPARRDYYTYMGSMTEPPCSEGVLWMVMKQPVQASPAQMALFSRLYPLNARPIQPGNGRIIKESN from the coding sequence ATGCGACATTTGAGCGCCCTGTTAGCTTGCAGCCTTGCCGCGATGGCGGTCATGGCAAGCGCCAAAGATGCCCCCGCTTCGGCGAGCGCCGCCGCATCCGCGCCTGCGAGCGCGCCCATGTCGGCGTCGGCGCGCGCGGCCGCCATGAAAACCCTGACCGAATCGGTGAAGGGCAAGGAGGCCAAGGCGCCTGTTGTCGTCGCGCCCACTGCGCGCGAGAAGGAAGAAGCGGCCGAAGTCGACCTGTCCGAACGCATCGCGGCGCGCCTGGCGGAAATGCGCGCCACCCAGGCGGCCCGCGCCGCCGCCCGCGCCAAGCGCGCCGCCGTGGTGAAGGCCGCGCCGCCGCCACCGCCGCCCGTGGCGCGCGGCACGCACTGGTCGTACGAGGGCGACAGCGGCCCGGCCAACTGGAGCAAGATCAATGTCGACTGGGCCAAGTGCGGCAATGGCAACCGCCAGTCGCCGATCGATATCCGCGATGGCATGAAGGTGGAGCTCGAGCAGATCAGTTTTGACTACCATCCATCGTCGTTCAATGTGGTCGATAACGGCCACACGGTGCAGGTGGGCGTGAGTGGCGGCAATTACATCACGGTGCAAAACCGCATGTTCGAGCTGCAGCAATTCCATTTCCACCGCCCGTCCGAAGAGCGCATCAATGGCAAGGCCTTTGAAATGGTGATACACCTGGTGCACCGCGACGCGGAAGGGCGTCAAGCCGTGCTGGCGCTGCTGCTGGAGCGGGGCGCGCCGCAAGCGACCATCCAGACCGTGTGGAACAATCTGCCGCTGGAAAAATTCGAGACCATGCATCCCACGATCCTGCTCGACCCGGCCGAAATGCTGCCGGCGCGGCGCGATTACTACACCTACATGGGATCGATGACGGAGCCACCTTGCAGCGAAGGCGTGCTGTGGATGGTGATGAAGCAGCCGGTCCAGGCCTCGCCGGCGCAGATGGCGCTGTTCAGCCGCTTGTATCCGTTAAATGCACGTCCCATCCAACCGGGGAATGGACGCATCATCAAAGAGTCGAATTAA